A window from Corynebacterium accolens encodes these proteins:
- the tsf gene encoding translation elongation factor Ts — protein MANYTAADVKALREATGSGMLDCKKALEENGGDYDKAVEFLRIKGAKNVSKRADREATEGLVAVSGNTMVEINCETDFVAKNEGFQSFAKKIVEAAAAAKANSPEELNNVEIDGQKVSEFVDQESAKTGEKLQARRAVTVDGDNVAVYLHQRSADLPPAVGVLVSYEGNKEGAHAAALQIAAMNAEYLKREDVPAEIVEKERSIAEATTREEGKPEAALPKIVEGRLNGFYKSVVLLEQASLSDNKKTVKQVAEEVGTTITGFVRYEVGA, from the coding sequence ATGGCGAACTACACTGCTGCAGACGTGAAGGCACTGCGCGAAGCAACTGGCTCCGGCATGCTCGATTGCAAGAAGGCGCTGGAAGAAAACGGCGGCGACTACGACAAGGCCGTTGAATTCCTGCGCATCAAGGGCGCAAAGAACGTGTCCAAGCGCGCTGACCGCGAGGCTACCGAGGGCCTCGTTGCCGTATCCGGTAACACCATGGTTGAGATCAACTGCGAGACCGACTTCGTGGCAAAGAACGAGGGCTTCCAGTCCTTCGCTAAGAAGATTGTTGAAGCTGCAGCCGCAGCCAAGGCTAACTCGCCGGAAGAACTCAACAACGTAGAGATCGACGGCCAGAAGGTCTCCGAGTTCGTTGACCAGGAGTCCGCAAAGACCGGTGAGAAGCTGCAGGCACGCCGTGCAGTCACCGTCGATGGCGACAACGTTGCTGTCTACCTGCACCAGCGCTCCGCTGACCTGCCTCCTGCAGTCGGTGTCTTGGTTTCCTACGAAGGCAACAAGGAAGGCGCACACGCTGCCGCTCTGCAGATTGCAGCTATGAACGCTGAGTACCTGAAGCGCGAAGACGTTCCTGCAGAGATCGTCGAGAAGGAGCGCTCCATCGCTGAGGCCACCACTCGCGAGGAAGGCAAGCCTGAGGCTGCGCTTCCAAAGATCGTGGAAGGCCGCCTGAACGGCTTCTACAAGTCCGTTGTTCTGCTGGAGCAGGCTTCCTTGTCCGATAACAAGAAGACCGTCAAGCAGGTCGCAGAAGAGGTCGGCACCACCATCACCGGCTTCGTCCGCTACGAGGTTGGCGCTTAA
- the pyrH gene encoding UMP kinase, giving the protein MLKLGGEMFGGGKVGIDPDVVDNVARQIAEVAEQGIEIAVVIGGGNFFRGAELSQRGMDRARSDYMGMLGTVMNSLALQDFLKQKGVDCRVQTSINXAQIXEPXLPLRADRHLEKGRVVIFGAGMGMPYFSTDTTAAQRALEIGADVLFLAKGVDGVYSDDPRTNPDAELYTRITPREVIEKGLKVADATAFSLCMDNDMPILVFNLLEEGNIARAASGQVIGTLVQS; this is encoded by the coding sequence ATGCTGAAACTCGGTGGCGAAATGTTTGGCGGCGGCAAGGTTGGCATCGACCCGGACGTTGTCGATAACGTCGCTCGCCAAATCGCTGAAGTGGCCGAGCAGGGCATCGAAATCGCCGTGGTGATCGGCGGCGGCAACTTCTTCCGCGGTGCAGAGCTTTCACAGCGCGGCATGGACCGCGCCCGGTCTGACTACATGGGAATGCTGGGCACGGTCATGAACTCGTTGGCCCTGCAGGACTTCTTGAAGCAAAAGGGCGTTGATTGCCGCGTGCAAACGTCTATCAACAKGGCGCAAATCGSGGAGCCATMCCTGCCACTGCGCGCTGACCGCCACTTGGAGAAGGGCCGCGTCGTTATTTTTGGTGCCGGCATGGGCATGCCGTACTTTTCCACGGATACCACCGCCGCGCAGCGTGCCCTGGAAATCGGAGCCGATGTCCTCTTCCTGGCCAAGGGTGTTGATGGCGTGTACTCCGACGACCCACGGACGAACCCCGATGCGGAGCTCTACACCCGAATCACTCCGCGCGAGGTTATTGAAAAGGGGCTCAAGGTAGCCGATGCAACCGCCTTTAGCCTGTGCATGGACAATGACATGCCGATTTTGGTCTTTAACCTCTTGGAAGAGGGGAATATTGCCCGCGCCGCAAGCGGCCAGGTTATCGGCACGCTGGTGCAGTCCTAA
- the frr gene encoding ribosome recycling factor has product MIDDIQLEAEEHMTASVEHTREQLVTIRTGRANPAMFNGLIAEYYGAPTPITQMATISVPEPRMLLIKPYEQSMIQEIENSIRNSDLGVNPTNDGHVLRVTVPQLTEERRKEMVKLAKSKGEDGKIAIRNIRRKAMEQLKKLQKDGEEGEDEVLAAEKEMEKITAGYVEQVDKLVENKESELMEV; this is encoded by the coding sequence ATGATCGATGACATTCAGCTCGAAGCCGAAGAACACATGACCGCTTCCGTCGAGCACACCCGCGAGCAGCTGGTGACCATTCGCACCGGCCGCGCGAACCCGGCGATGTTCAACGGACTCATCGCGGAGTACTACGGTGCGCCGACCCCGATTACTCAGATGGCTACCATCTCCGTGCCAGAGCCGCGCATGTTGCTCATCAAGCCATACGAGCAGTCCATGATCCAAGAGATTGAAAACTCCATCCGCAATTCGGACCTGGGCGTTAACCCCACCAACGATGGCCACGTACTGCGTGTGACCGTTCCGCAGTTGACCGAGGAACGCCGTAAGGAAATGGTCAAGCTGGCCAAGAGCAAGGGCGAGGACGGCAAGATTGCCATCCGTAATATCCGCCGCAAGGCCATGGAACAGCTGAAGAAGCTCCAAAAGGATGGCGAAGAGGGCGAGGATGAGGTCCTTGCCGCAGAAAAGGAAATGGAAAAGATTACCGCTGGCTATGTCGAGCAGGTTGACAAGCTGGTGGAAAACAAGGAATCCGAATTGATGGAGGTCTAG
- a CDS encoding phosphatidate cytidylyltransferase, translated as MSDALNRRLPQPKNGPGRDLPAAIGVGVGLGALVVLAVWAGPLAWYAVVAVAVGGAMWEVLTRLRENSYYIPRTLLIILGQAMVWISWPLGAPGLVAVYVTAVLILMFGRLFHNGRHRPPINYLRDMSVGIFVLTWIPLFATFAAMLSLISTPVASGAASIVVFMLCVVASDTGGYIVGVMFGSCPMAPAVSPKKSWEGFCGSIGFGVIVGAVSVHFLLHHSAWIGALMGLGLVICASLGDLVESQFKRELGIKDMSHILPGHGGLMDRLDGMLPSAMVTWVAMSLMANFAV; from the coding sequence GTGAGTGACGCCTTGAACCGCCGATTGCCGCAGCCGAAAAATGGCCCTGGCCGTGACTTACCGGCGGCTATTGGAGTAGGCGTGGGGCTCGGCGCCCTCGTTGTCCTCGCCGTGTGGGCTGGCCCCTTGGCCTGGTATGCGGTGGTAGCCGTCGCCGTCGGCGGGGCCATGTGGGAAGTTCTTACCCGCCTGCGGGAGAACTCGTACTATATCCCGCGCACGCTGTTAATCATCTTGGGCCAGGCCATGGTGTGGATTTCCTGGCCGCTTGGCGCGCCCGGCCTCGTGGCCGTCTACGTCACCGCCGTACTCATTTTGATGTTCGGCAGGCTTTTCCATAATGGGCGGCATCGCCCACCCATCAATTATCTGCGGGACATGTCCGTCGGCATTTTCGTGCTGACGTGGATTCCGCTTTTCGCCACCTTTGCTGCGATGCTATCGCTGATTTCTACCCCGGTGGCCAGCGGCGCTGCTTCCATCGTGGTCTTTATGCTGTGCGTGGTCGCCTCCGATACGGGCGGCTATATCGTCGGCGTGATGTTTGGCTCCTGCCCCATGGCACCGGCCGTGAGCCCGAAGAAATCCTGGGAGGGCTTTTGCGGCTCCATTGGCTTCGGCGTCATCGTTGGTGCCGTGTCCGTCCATTTCCTCTTGCATCATTCGGCGTGGATAGGCGCCTTGATGGGGCTCGGCCTTGTGATTTGCGCCTCGTTGGGTGACTTGGTGGAATCGCAGTTTAAGCGAGAGCTGGGCATTAAGGATATGTCCCACATCCTCCCCGGGCATGGTGGTTTGATGGACCGCCTTGATGGCATGCTTCCCTCTGCCATGGTTACCTGGGTGGCCATGAGCCTCATGGCAAATTTCGCGGTCTAA
- a CDS encoding LapA family protein — protein sequence MTNPKYPEDDFSASNDEATAAGDNAALAETGNKEVSTGAGADAGTTEPAAAPQKAQGSFAASTWAALIVGFLLLIVLIIFIMQNQQEVPMNFLGWSGQFPAGIAYLMFTIGGALIMALVGVWRMLELRRQLRKQAEG from the coding sequence ATGACCAATCCGAAATACCCCGAAGATGACTTTTCCGCCTCCAATGATGAGGCCACCGCGGCAGGCGATAATGCCGCTTTGGCCGAAACCGGAAACAAGGAAGTCTCCACCGGTGCCGGCGCCGACGCTGGGACCACCGAGCCCGCTGCCGCACCACAAAAAGCCCAAGGCTCGTTCGCCGCTAGCACTTGGGCAGCGCTCATTGTCGGCTTCCTCTTGCTGATCGTGTTGATCATCTTCATCATGCAAAACCAGCAAGAAGTGCCGATGAACTTCCTGGGCTGGTCGGGGCAGTTCCCAGCGGGCATTGCCTACCTGATGTTTACCATCGGCGGCGCGCTCATCATGGCGCTTGTGGGTGTGTGGCGGATGCTTGAATTGCGCCGCCAATTGCGTAAGCAGGCCGAAGGCTAA
- the rlmN gene encoding 23S rRNA (adenine(2503)-C(2))-methyltransferase RlmN, with translation MAQPVKLNFSAPRRGLPPKHFADLSESERIDKLAEIGLPKFRAKQIAKHYYEHLTDDVEEMTDIPAGKREEVKEAFFPELMKPIRTTSTDDGETTKSLWRLHDGTLLESVLMRYPGRATLCISSQAGCGMACPFCATGQGGLDRNLSTGEIVEQFRHAAAAMAAEGGRLSNVVFMGMGEPLANYKRVVQAVRQITGQDGTGFGLSQRNVTVSTVGLAPAIRKLADEDLACTLAVSLHTPDDELRDSLVPVNNRWSVDEVLDAARYYADKSVRRVSIEYALIRDKNDQDFRADMLGRKLHQKLGSKVHVNVIPLNPTPGSEWDAAPKTRLDEFVRRVQAQGVPCTVRDTKGDEIAAACGQLAADEREDMSA, from the coding sequence ATGGCTCAACCAGTAAAACTTAACTTCTCCGCGCCGCGGCGCGGTCTGCCACCCAAGCACTTTGCAGATCTCTCTGAAAGCGAGCGCATCGATAAGCTCGCAGAAATTGGCCTACCTAAATTCCGTGCTAAGCAAATTGCCAAGCACTACTATGAGCATCTCACTGACGACGTCGAAGAGATGACGGATATCCCCGCCGGCAAGCGCGAGGAAGTCAAAGAGGCCTTCTTCCCTGAGCTCATGAAGCCTATTCGTACGACTTCTACCGACGATGGGGAAACCACCAAGTCCCTGTGGCGCTTGCACGACGGCACCTTATTGGAGTCCGTTCTGATGCGGTATCCTGGCCGCGCTACCTTGTGCATTTCTTCCCAGGCTGGCTGCGGAATGGCCTGCCCGTTCTGTGCTACCGGCCAGGGCGGACTAGACCGCAACCTTTCTACCGGCGAAATCGTCGAACAGTTCCGCCACGCAGCCGCAGCAATGGCGGCCGAAGGCGGGCGCTTATCCAATGTGGTCTTCATGGGCATGGGAGAGCCGCTGGCAAACTACAAGCGCGTGGTCCAGGCGGTGCGCCAGATTACCGGCCAGGATGGAACGGGCTTTGGGCTCTCGCAGCGCAATGTGACCGTATCCACCGTGGGTTTGGCACCTGCCATCCGCAAGCTCGCGGACGAAGACCTTGCCTGCACGCTTGCGGTGTCGCTGCACACCCCGGATGATGAGCTGCGCGATAGCCTGGTTCCGGTAAATAACCGCTGGTCCGTTGATGAGGTCCTCGACGCAGCACGGTACTACGCCGATAAATCCGTCCGCCGCGTATCTATCGAGTACGCCCTTATCCGGGATAAGAATGACCAGGATTTCCGCGCCGATATGCTAGGCCGCAAGCTGCACCAGAAGCTCGGCTCCAAGGTGCACGTTAACGTGATCCCTCTTAACCCGACCCCTGGCTCGGAGTGGGACGCAGCTCCTAAGACGCGGCTTGATGAATTCGTGCGCCGCGTCCAAGCACAAGGAGTGCCGTGCACTGTGCGCGATACTAAGGGCGATGAAATCGCGGCAGCCTGTGGCCAACTTGCCGCCGATGAACGAGAAGACATGTCGGCCTAA
- a CDS encoding DUF2631 domain-containing protein, with protein sequence MDTRDSEGEQVSSHKPVPQVYDGVSTEDVPSAGFGWSRISRSGVQIAGWISVIFMIGFNFGNHKGHVETVWLVALTVLLVVGLLIFTFEPKLNQVRTITANNKPADHQERDWTYDQKTVSGAYTELTDSQLRALNIEPSRVAHLRVDSASDAAEVSSGKHAL encoded by the coding sequence ATGGACACACGCGATAGCGAAGGAGAGCAAGTGTCTTCCCACAAGCCGGTACCGCAGGTTTATGACGGTGTTTCTACCGAAGATGTTCCATCCGCAGGCTTCGGTTGGTCCCGCATCAGCCGCTCTGGTGTGCAAATCGCGGGTTGGATCTCCGTGATCTTCATGATTGGTTTCAACTTTGGTAACCACAAGGGCCACGTGGAGACCGTCTGGCTCGTCGCCCTGACCGTCCTGTTGGTTGTGGGCCTGCTCATCTTCACCTTCGAGCCGAAGCTCAACCAGGTGCGCACCATCACCGCTAATAATAAGCCGGCCGACCACCAAGAACGGGACTGGACTTATGACCAGAAGACCGTTTCTGGCGCCTACACCGAGTTGACCGACTCCCAGCTGCGCGCGTTGAATATCGAGCCTTCCCGCGTAGCCCACCTGCGCGTTGACTCCGCGTCCGACGCTGCCGAGGTAAGCTCCGGCAAGCACGCGCTATAA
- the dxr gene encoding 1-deoxy-D-xylulose-5-phosphate reductoisomerase, with translation MTTQRILILGSTGSIGTQALEVIADNPDKFEVVGIAAGGSNPQQIIEQARSFHLSFDHIAVAQPAAAXXVSAXLGGTVXSGDGAXEXXVRSVPADTVLNALVGSLGLKATLATLDMGEYLALANKESLVAGGTLVTKSARPGQIIPVDSEHSAMAQCLRAGEEGELAKLVLTASGGPFRGQTREQMWDVTPQQAAQHPTWSMGQMNTLNSATLINKGLELIEATLLFDIEPERIDVTVHPQSVIHSMATFKDGCTIAQASPPSMKLPISLALNWPQRVXGAQPALXFXQAHXWXFXPXDXXXFPAVSLAREAAAQGTGVIYNAANEEAAAAFLSGRIHFPEIVDVVGEILGESSQFAGVVSTLDEILAVEGEARRRANARIDRLAD, from the coding sequence GTGACTACTCAGCGAATCCTTATCCTTGGCTCCACCGGCTCTATTGGCACGCAAGCATTAGAAGTAATTGCGGATAACCCCGATAAATTCGAGGTCGTGGGCATTGCCGCGGGCGGCTCTAACCCGCAGCAGATCATTGAGCAGGCCCGTAGTTTCCATCTTTCGTTTGACCACATTGCTGTGGCCCAGCCKGCGGCGGCTGSGGRGGTTTCTGCGGYTTTRGGCGGTACGGTWYTTTCTGGTGATGGTGCTGMAGAAGRGSKGGTGCGCTCGGTYCCCGCCGATACCGTGCTCAATGCCCTAGTGGGCTCCCTCGGGCTTAAGGCCACTTTAGCCACGCTGGACATGGGCGAGTACCTCGCACTAGCGAATAAGGAGTCCTTGGTTGCCGGCGGCACGCTGGTCACGAAATCCGCGCGGCCAGGCCAGATCATCCCCGTGGATTCGGAGCATTCTGCGATGGCGCAATGCCTGCGCGCGGGCGAAGAGGGCGAGCTGGCGAAGCTCGTCCTCACGGCCTCGGGCGGCCCCTTCCGCGGCCAGACGCGTGAGCAGATGTGGGACGTTACCCCGCAGCAAGCCGCGCAGCACCCCACGTGGTCCATGGGGCAGATGAATACGCTGAATTCCGCCACCTTGATCAATAAGGGGCTCGAGCTCATTGAGGCCACGCTGCTTTTTGATATTGAGCCAGAGCGCATCGATGTCACAGTTCACCCGCAGTCGGTCATTCACTCTATGGCCACTTTTAAAGATGGTTGCACTATCGCCCAGGCTTCGCCGCCGTCGATGAAGCTGCCCATCTCCCTGGCGCTGAATTGGCCCCAGCGTGTGCSGGGGGCGCAGCCGGCGCTCKWTTTTYCACAAGCGCATRCGTGGCWTTTTGRGCCGYTTGATGWTKTTTYTTTYCCCGCCGTATCCCTCGCCCGCGAGGCCGCGGCGCAGGGAACTGGAGTGATTTATAACGCGGCCAATGAAGAGGCCGCTGCGGCCTTCTTGTCTGGTCGCATCCACTTCCCAGAGATTGTTGATGTTGTAGGCGAGATCCTCGGGGAGTCTTCCCAGTTTGCTGGTGTAGTCTCTACCCTCGATGAAATCCTCGCCGTAGAGGGTGAGGCTCGCAGGCGCGCGAATGCGCGCATTGACCGTTTAGCTGACTAG
- a CDS encoding M50 family metallopeptidase — MANLLGIVFFALGIGLTVALHEAGHMFTARAFGMRVRRYFIGFGPRVFSFRKGHTEYGLAAFPVGGFCDIAGMTAQDEFLTEEEKPYAMYKKPWWQRIIVLAGGIGVNLILGFVILYFVAMTAGLPNPDADVRPRVGEVTCTADQKENQELESCTGNGPAGKAGVQEGDIILALDGEHLDSFTQLRDEVMQRPGETVTLTVERDGEEKDFSIELETVKRLNQQGELVDAGSIGLSNEVLDIVEKYSATQAVPATWHFTTYSLEATVEGIKQFPAKVPGVVASIFGHERDVNGPMSVVGASRVGGELVERSLWASFFMMLATLNFFLALFNLIPLPPFDGGHIAVILYEKIRDGIRKLMGKQPLGPADYTRLMPITYVMAALLMALGVVIIIADVVNPIRLFG; from the coding sequence ATGGCAAATTTGCTGGGCATCGTGTTTTTCGCCCTTGGCATCGGGCTGACCGTGGCACTCCATGAGGCAGGGCATATGTTTACTGCCCGCGCCTTTGGTATGCGGGTGCGCCGGTATTTCATTGGTTTTGGCCCGCGCGTTTTCTCCTTCCGCAAGGGGCATACCGAATACGGCCTAGCCGCGTTCCCGGTGGGTGGATTTTGCGATATCGCCGGGATGACCGCGCAGGATGAATTCCTTACGGAGGAAGAAAAGCCCTATGCAATGTACAAAAAGCCTTGGTGGCAGCGCATCATCGTTCTTGCAGGTGGTATCGGCGTCAACCTGATCCTCGGCTTTGTCATCTTGTATTTCGTGGCGATGACTGCGGGGCTACCCAACCCAGATGCCGATGTGCGCCCGCGGGTGGGAGAGGTAACCTGCACCGCTGACCAAAAAGAAAACCAGGAGCTGGAATCATGCACCGGGAACGGGCCCGCTGGTAAGGCCGGTGTGCAGGAAGGCGATATCATTCTCGCGCTCGATGGCGAGCACCTAGATTCCTTTACGCAATTGCGCGATGAGGTCATGCAGCGCCCCGGCGAGACCGTGACTCTTACAGTAGAGCGAGACGGTGAGGAAAAAGATTTCTCCATCGAATTGGAAACGGTCAAGCGCCTGAATCAACAGGGCGAATTGGTCGACGCCGGTTCGATCGGGCTGAGCAATGAGGTCCTCGACATCGTCGAGAAGTATTCAGCAACGCAGGCGGTCCCCGCAACGTGGCATTTCACCACCTATTCGCTCGAGGCCACGGTGGAAGGAATCAAACAATTCCCCGCTAAGGTACCGGGCGTGGTGGCCTCCATCTTTGGCCACGAGCGGGATGTCAACGGGCCGATGTCTGTCGTCGGTGCATCGCGGGTTGGTGGCGAACTCGTGGAGCGTTCCCTGTGGGCATCGTTCTTCATGATGCTGGCGACGCTGAACTTCTTCCTCGCTCTGTTTAACCTCATTCCGCTGCCGCCCTTTGACGGCGGCCACATCGCGGTCATCTTGTATGAGAAGATCCGCGATGGCATTCGCAAATTGATGGGCAAGCAGCCGCTGGGTCCGGCCGATTACACCAGGCTTATGCCCATTACCTATGTCATGGCGGCCTTACTTATGGCGCTGGGCGTAGTGATAATCATCGCGGATGTGGTCAATCCGATCAGGCTATTTGGCTAG
- the ispG gene encoding flavodoxin-dependent (E)-4-hydroxy-3-methylbut-2-enyl-diphosphate synthase, protein MSSPIGLGIPDGPPPVLHPRRKTRQLHVGPVGVGSDYPISVQSMTNTKTHDINGTLQQIAQLTASGCDIVRVACPKPVDAEALPAIAKKSPIPVIADIHFQPKYIFQAIDAGCAAIRVNPGNIREFDGRVKEVAKAAGDAGIPIRIGVNGGSLDKRLLEKYGKATPEALVESAIWEAGLFEEHGFGDIAISVKHSDPVLMVEAYRQLAAQTDYPLHLGVTEAGPKFMGTIKSSVAFGALLAEGIGDTIRVSLSAPPEEEVKVGDQILQSFNLRPRKLEIVSCPSCGRAQVDVYKLAEEVTAGLEGMEFPIRVAVMGCVVNGPGEARDADLGVASGNGKGQIFVKGEVVRTVPEDKIVETLIEEAMRIADEEGLEAVDGAKADVRVTQ, encoded by the coding sequence ATGTCTAGTCCTATCGGTCTAGGAATTCCTGACGGGCCTCCGCCAGTATTGCACCCGCGCCGGAAAACGCGGCAATTGCACGTAGGCCCAGTGGGCGTTGGTTCTGACTACCCAATTTCGGTGCAGTCGATGACTAATACCAAGACCCATGACATCAACGGCACCCTGCAGCAAATCGCACAGCTTACTGCCTCTGGCTGCGATATCGTGCGCGTGGCCTGCCCTAAGCCGGTGGATGCGGAGGCGCTGCCGGCCATCGCCAAGAAATCCCCGATCCCGGTCATCGCGGATATCCACTTCCAGCCCAAGTACATCTTCCAGGCTATCGATGCTGGCTGCGCGGCAATCCGCGTCAACCCCGGCAACATCCGTGAATTTGATGGCCGCGTTAAGGAAGTGGCGAAGGCCGCTGGCGATGCGGGAATCCCCATCCGCATCGGCGTCAATGGCGGTTCGTTGGATAAGCGCCTGTTGGAAAAGTACGGCAAAGCCACCCCAGAAGCGCTCGTGGAGTCCGCTATCTGGGAGGCGGGCCTGTTTGAGGAGCACGGCTTTGGCGATATCGCCATTTCCGTCAAGCACTCTGACCCCGTGCTGATGGTGGAGGCCTACCGCCAGCTGGCCGCGCAGACCGATTACCCACTGCACTTGGGTGTGACGGAAGCGGGCCCGAAGTTCATGGGCACCATTAAGTCCTCCGTCGCCTTCGGCGCCCTTTTGGCAGAAGGCATCGGCGATACGATTCGCGTTTCGCTCTCCGCCCCGCCGGAAGAAGAGGTCAAGGTGGGAGACCAGATTCTGCAGTCCTTCAACTTGCGCCCGCGCAAGCTGGAAATCGTCTCCTGCCCGTCGTGTGGCCGCGCGCAGGTGGACGTGTACAAGCTGGCGGAGGAAGTTACCGCCGGCCTCGAGGGCATGGAATTTCCCATCCGCGTTGCTGTCATGGGTTGCGTCGTTAACGGGCCGGGCGAGGCCCGCGACGCAGACTTGGGCGTGGCATCCGGTAACGGAAAAGGTCAGATCTTCGTCAAGGGCGAAGTGGTGCGCACCGTGCCGGAAGACAAAATCGTGGAAACCCTCATCGAAGAGGCAATGCGCATTGCGGATGAGGAAGGCCTCGAAGCCGTGGACGGCGCTAAGGCCGATGTCCGCGTGACGCAGTAA
- a CDS encoding penicillin-binding transpeptidase domain-containing protein, protein MKKLFALVATVSLAATGVVACTPKPVSAQPVAEEFIEGMESRNNEGLAELTDSPDDATQALDASYSGLQAEGLDIELEGVKQDETVATADYKVTWDLPKDRSLSYTTQMTLTKAEDEWTVRWKPSIIHPDLGAHQHLELRALEATRASVVSSNGVELMSPGLNYRVIVDTSSLSDVRPTASKVSSALAAAHREDDSIAEVDAKELAEKLEKADSAYSVGLYTEEQESVIRAKMEGMDGVRINEEPALVTRDRGLAPDLLSRVRSAVNDELDGETGWSIAVVNENGAALSDVEKHAPEAAPSIKVGLDYDVQRAAQEAVDQRSDAQAMLVAIRPSNGDILAVAQTEKADEDGDVALQGQYPPGSVFKILTAAAGVEKQNLNTDTIVPCPGTMDIYGRVVTNYNAFSLGNVPLSRAFAQSCNTTFADISTKLAPGELKETGKKFGFGVDYEIPGLTTTTGSIPEGKEVLERTEAGYGQGYDLASPFGMAMVSASVAAGKTPTPTLIEGRETKASDKPAQIPEDVLNNVRGMMRQVVTSGTARGIQAGGTIYGKTGEAEINEGSHAWFTGYREEDDIAFATLVVLGGGSESSVAITDNFLRKLDDYRSRPNDGPAPMVE, encoded by the coding sequence ATGAAGAAGTTATTCGCACTGGTTGCTACAGTCTCGCTTGCTGCAACTGGTGTGGTTGCTTGTACCCCTAAGCCCGTATCTGCACAGCCGGTGGCAGAAGAGTTCATTGAAGGCATGGAGAGCCGAAATAACGAGGGCTTGGCAGAGCTTACGGATTCCCCCGATGACGCCACGCAGGCCCTCGATGCTTCTTACTCGGGTTTGCAGGCAGAGGGCCTCGATATTGAGCTCGAGGGGGTAAAGCAGGACGAAACCGTGGCCACGGCGGATTATAAGGTCACGTGGGATCTGCCCAAGGATCGCAGCCTGAGCTATACCACGCAGATGACCTTGACCAAGGCCGAAGATGAGTGGACGGTGCGGTGGAAGCCCAGCATTATTCACCCGGACCTGGGTGCGCACCAGCATTTGGAGCTGCGCGCCTTGGAAGCCACGCGCGCTAGCGTCGTCTCCTCCAACGGGGTGGAGCTGATGAGCCCCGGGCTGAATTACCGTGTCATCGTGGATACGAGCTCGCTTTCCGATGTCCGCCCCACGGCCTCCAAGGTCAGCAGCGCCCTTGCTGCGGCGCACCGCGAGGACGACTCGATCGCGGAGGTGGACGCCAAAGAGCTCGCCGAAAAGCTAGAAAAGGCAGATTCTGCCTATTCGGTGGGCCTTTATACAGAAGAGCAGGAGTCCGTCATCCGCGCCAAGATGGAGGGGATGGACGGCGTCCGCATTAATGAAGAACCCGCGCTGGTGACCCGGGACCGCGGCCTCGCACCCGATCTCTTATCGCGCGTGCGCTCGGCCGTCAATGACGAGCTCGACGGCGAGACCGGCTGGTCCATTGCCGTCGTCAATGAGAACGGTGCGGCGCTTTCCGATGTCGAAAAGCATGCGCCCGAGGCCGCCCCCTCCATCAAGGTGGGCTTGGATTATGACGTCCAACGCGCGGCCCAAGAGGCAGTGGATCAGCGCTCGGACGCCCAGGCCATGCTGGTGGCCATCCGGCCTTCCAATGGCGATATCCTGGCCGTCGCACAGACCGAGAAGGCGGACGAAGACGGCGACGTCGCCTTGCAAGGCCAATACCCGCCCGGCTCGGTTTTCAAGATCCTTACCGCCGCTGCGGGCGTAGAAAAACAAAACCTGAACACGGATACCATCGTTCCGTGCCCTGGCACGATGGATATCTATGGCCGCGTGGTGACCAACTACAACGCGTTTTCGCTCGGCAATGTGCCGTTAAGCCGGGCCTTCGCCCAATCGTGCAATACCACCTTCGCGGATATTTCTACCAAGCTGGCACCCGGTGAGCTGAAGGAAACCGGCAAGAAGTTTGGCTTCGGGGTGGATTATGAAATCCCCGGGCTCACCACTACGACCGGCTCGATTCCGGAGGGCAAGGAAGTACTGGAGCGTACCGAAGCCGGTTATGGTCAGGGCTACGACCTTGCCAGTCCGTTCGGCATGGCTATGGTTTCTGCCTCTGTGGCGGCGGGAAAGACCCCAACGCCGACGCTTATTGAGGGCCGCGAGACCAAGGCCTCGGATAAGCCGGCGCAGATTCCCGAGGACGTGTTGAATAACGTGCGCGGCATGATGCGCCAGGTGGTCACCAGCGGTACCGCTCGCGGAATACAAGCAGGCGGAACCATTTACGGCAAGACTGGTGAGGCCGAGATCAATGAAGGCTCGCACGCGTGGTTTACGGGCTACCGGGAAGAAGACGATATCGCCTTCGCCACGCTCGTCGTGCTGGGCGGTGGCTCTGAATCCTCGGTAGCCATTACGGATAACTTCTTGCGGAAGCTGGATGATTACCGCTCGCGTCCCAATGATGGCCCAGCGCCGATGGTCGAGTAA